A section of the Zavarzinella sp. genome encodes:
- a CDS encoding ATP-dependent Clp protease ATP-binding subunit, with translation MYERFTDRARKVMQLANQEAQRFNHEYIGTEHILLGLVKEGSGVAANVLKNLDVDLRKIRMEVEKIVQTGPGGDQLVLGKLPHTPRAKKVIEYSVEEARTLNHNYVGTEHLLLGLLREQEGVAAQVLMNLGLKLEDVREEVLNLLGHSMPESSEPTGGEGGGTRERSSRNKSKTPALDSFGRDLTELARQGKLDPVIGRANEIERVIQILSRRQKNNPVLLGEAGVGKTAIVEGLAQLVIDGDVPELLRDKRLVILDLAMMVAGTKYRGQFEERIKAVMNEVRRAKNTILFIDELHTLVGAGGAEGAIDASNVLKPALARGEIQCIGATTLDEYRKYIEKDKALARRFQDIIVNPPSKVEAVEILKGLRDRYESHHRVRITDEALEHAVELSDRYITGHCLPDKAIDVIDEAGARVRLKSMTRPPNLKEIDEQIEKLNQEKEEAVSQQDFEKAAALRDQAERHKKKKEQMTKEWRDKSRETDGVVDEEIIAEVVSKMTGVPLKRLGDDEIQRLLKMEDELHTSVVSQHEAIQALAKSVRKSRAGLKDPKRPMGCFIFAGPTGVGKTLLAKKLAQFMFGNEDALVQLDMSEYQEKHNVSRLWGAPPGYVGYEEGGQLTEKIRRRPYSVVLLDEIEKAHPDVWNSLLQIMEEGRLTDSFGRHIDFKNAIIIMTTNVGADTVIAQKSPGFDRYVKSDAEGDYNDMKKKLKAEMEKVFRPEFLNRLDDVIVFRSLNKEDLKQIVDMELSKVAKRLADKGLTLKVEESARDYLIERGTNTEYGARPLRRSIEYYLEDPLAEDLLRGKFHGMDTVTVRATGEGDDAIILIEGIKTAETPPAESEAVASSSS, from the coding sequence ATGTATGAACGTTTTACAGATCGTGCACGCAAGGTCATGCAACTGGCTAACCAGGAAGCACAGCGGTTCAATCACGAGTATATTGGAACCGAGCATATCTTGCTGGGATTGGTAAAGGAAGGTTCCGGCGTGGCCGCGAACGTCCTGAAGAACCTGGATGTCGACCTTCGAAAGATTCGCATGGAAGTGGAGAAGATTGTCCAGACTGGCCCCGGTGGGGATCAGTTGGTGCTGGGCAAGCTACCGCACACCCCACGTGCGAAGAAAGTGATCGAGTATTCCGTTGAGGAAGCTCGCACGCTGAATCACAATTACGTGGGCACCGAACATTTATTGCTGGGTTTGTTACGCGAGCAGGAAGGAGTTGCTGCTCAGGTATTGATGAATCTCGGACTCAAACTGGAAGATGTCCGGGAAGAAGTACTTAACTTGCTGGGACACAGTATGCCAGAATCGAGCGAACCAACCGGGGGTGAAGGTGGCGGCACCCGCGAACGTTCTTCACGGAACAAATCGAAAACGCCAGCCCTGGACAGCTTTGGTCGCGATCTGACCGAACTGGCACGCCAGGGGAAACTCGATCCGGTGATCGGCCGAGCCAACGAAATCGAGCGGGTGATCCAGATTCTGTCCCGTCGGCAGAAAAACAATCCTGTGTTGCTGGGCGAAGCGGGCGTGGGCAAAACAGCTATCGTCGAAGGCCTGGCACAGTTAGTGATCGATGGTGATGTGCCCGAATTGCTGCGTGACAAACGCCTGGTAATTCTGGACCTGGCCATGATGGTCGCTGGCACCAAGTACCGTGGACAGTTCGAAGAACGCATCAAAGCGGTAATGAACGAAGTTCGTCGTGCCAAAAACACGATTCTCTTCATTGACGAACTGCACACCCTTGTTGGTGCAGGTGGTGCGGAAGGGGCCATTGATGCCTCGAACGTATTGAAGCCCGCACTGGCACGTGGGGAAATCCAGTGTATTGGTGCCACCACGCTGGATGAATATCGCAAGTACATTGAAAAAGATAAAGCACTGGCACGCCGCTTCCAGGATATCATCGTCAATCCGCCATCGAAGGTTGAAGCGGTGGAAATTCTGAAGGGTCTGCGTGATCGTTACGAATCGCACCACCGCGTCCGGATTACCGATGAGGCACTGGAACATGCGGTTGAGCTTTCCGATCGGTATATCACAGGGCACTGTCTGCCAGACAAAGCGATTGATGTGATCGACGAAGCGGGTGCCCGCGTGCGTCTGAAATCGATGACCCGCCCACCGAACCTGAAAGAGATTGACGAGCAGATCGAAAAGCTCAATCAGGAAAAGGAAGAAGCGGTTTCGCAGCAGGATTTTGAAAAAGCAGCCGCACTGCGCGATCAGGCAGAACGCCACAAGAAGAAAAAAGAACAGATGACCAAGGAATGGCGCGATAAATCGCGTGAGACCGACGGCGTGGTGGATGAAGAGATCATTGCAGAAGTGGTCAGCAAGATGACCGGTGTACCGCTGAAGCGGTTGGGGGATGATGAAATCCAACGACTGTTGAAGATGGAAGACGAACTGCACACCAGCGTGGTCAGCCAGCACGAAGCGATTCAGGCACTGGCCAAGTCGGTGCGGAAGAGCCGGGCAGGGTTGAAAGATCCCAAGCGACCGATGGGGTGCTTCATTTTCGCAGGCCCCACTGGTGTTGGTAAAACCTTGCTTGCCAAAAAACTGGCCCAGTTCATGTTCGGTAACGAAGATGCCCTGGTGCAATTGGATATGAGCGAATACCAGGAGAAGCACAACGTCAGCCGACTGTGGGGTGCACCTCCAGGCTACGTGGGCTACGAAGAAGGCGGCCAGTTGACTGAGAAGATCCGTCGTCGGCCTTACTCTGTGGTGCTGCTGGACGAAATTGAAAAAGCCCACCCCGATGTATGGAACTCACTGCTGCAGATCATGGAAGAAGGTCGGTTGACTGATAGCTTTGGTCGGCACATCGACTTCAAGAACGCCATCATCATCATGACCACCAACGTGGGTGCAGATACGGTGATTGCCCAGAAGAGCCCCGGCTTTGATCGCTATGTGAAGAGCGATGCTGAGGGCGATTACAACGACATGAAGAAGAAACTGAAAGCCGAAATGGAAAAAGTATTCCGGCCAGAGTTTCTGAATCGTCTGGACGATGTGATTGTGTTCCGCAGCCTGAACAAGGAAGACCTGAAACAGATTGTGGATATGGAACTGTCGAAGGTTGCGAAACGGTTGGCAGACAAGGGCCTGACATTGAAAGTGGAAGAATCTGCCCGCGACTACCTGATTGAACGTGGCACCAACACCGAATATGGTGCGAGACCATTACGCCGTTCGATTGAGTACTATCTGGAAGACCCACTGGCAGAAGATTTGCTGCGTGGCAAGTTCCATGGCATGGATACTGTTACGGTTCGTGCTACTGGTGAAGGTGATGATGCCATCATTCTTATTGAAGGTATCAAAACTGCGGAAACCCCACCTGCGGAATCGGAAGCGGTTGCCAGCAGTTCTTCGTGA
- a CDS encoding sigma-70 family RNA polymerase sigma factor: MNNLEQSSNATSLTLIEKVRAADQNAWHRIVLIYSPLLFHWGQRARIESSSIQDIVQEVWQAVWKKIGSFERTTESGSFRAWLWTITRNRIIDHCRKKANQHEIALTEHVLNLNQLLPETEPEEENEAVDQGIIHRTLEMIREDFNEATWKAFWRTTIDGISAADAGAELGMNANAVYQAKSRVLRRLREELA, encoded by the coding sequence TTGAACAATCTCGAACAGTCATCAAATGCCACATCATTGACATTGATCGAAAAAGTCAGGGCAGCAGATCAAAATGCGTGGCACCGTATCGTGCTGATTTACAGCCCACTACTTTTCCATTGGGGTCAGCGTGCCCGCATCGAATCGAGCAGTATACAGGACATTGTGCAGGAGGTTTGGCAAGCGGTATGGAAAAAAATCGGCTCTTTTGAACGCACCACGGAATCAGGCAGTTTTCGAGCCTGGCTTTGGACGATCACTCGCAACCGGATTATTGACCACTGTCGTAAAAAAGCAAATCAGCACGAGATTGCCTTGACAGAACATGTTCTGAACCTGAACCAATTGCTGCCGGAAACAGAACCCGAAGAGGAGAACGAGGCAGTAGATCAGGGTATCATTCACCGCACCCTGGAAATGATTCGGGAAGATTTTAATGAGGCAACCTGGAAAGCATTCTGGCGGACCACCATTGATGGGATCAGTGCTGCTGATGCAGGTGCAGAACTGGGAATGAATGCCAATGCTGTCTACCAGGCCAAATCACGGGTATTGCGAAGACTACGTGAAGAACTTGCTTAA
- the hisI gene encoding phosphoribosyl-AMP cyclohydrolase → MIDFQKSGGLVPVIAQDQATGVVLMLAWMNQEAFDETVRTQRACYFSRSRNRLWRKGEESGNVQHVHEILIDCDADTSLLKVTQVGGAACHDGFQSCFYRQLNDNELVVLGTPIFDPKEVYKKG, encoded by the coding sequence ATGATCGATTTTCAGAAGTCCGGCGGCTTAGTGCCGGTGATTGCCCAGGATCAGGCCACGGGTGTGGTGCTGATGCTGGCCTGGATGAACCAGGAAGCCTTTGATGAAACTGTACGCACGCAAAGAGCGTGCTACTTTAGTCGTAGCCGTAACCGCTTATGGCGTAAGGGCGAAGAAAGTGGCAATGTGCAGCACGTGCATGAGATTTTAATCGATTGCGATGCCGACACAAGTCTGTTGAAAGTGACCCAGGTAGGTGGTGCGGCCTGCCACGATGGCTTCCAGAGTTGCTTCTATCGCCAGCTAAATGACAACGAACTCGTTGTACTAGGCACACCGATCTTCGATCCCAAAGAAGTGTATAAGAAGGGATAA
- a CDS encoding formylglycine-generating enzyme family protein, which translates to MVKLFDSTETIDNFLAGEVRIFSIHPKLKMKFCWIPAGEAMLGSPESEKERHENEKEHRFTTKGFWLGKYEVMQGEWEGVMGNNPSRFSKIGNGKSTVAGLNTSRFPVENVSWNDCQEFLKKCNLQGYAIRLPHEDEWEYAYRGGKGNKQAFYWGNELKGDKANSIGEIPYGTEDTGAFLQRPSDVGSYETVAPHPWGLCDMSGNVWEWCDNFYEDGAVLVMRGGCWRNIGGDCRGARRHSQSSDNRGHGLGFRVALIPLSK; encoded by the coding sequence ATGGTGAAGCTTTTCGATTCTACTGAAACTATCGATAACTTTCTGGCGGGTGAAGTTCGAATATTTTCGATCCACCCGAAGTTGAAGATGAAGTTCTGCTGGATACCGGCGGGGGAGGCGATGTTGGGTTCGCCGGAGAGCGAGAAGGAACGACATGAAAATGAGAAGGAACACCGTTTTACAACGAAAGGTTTCTGGCTTGGTAAGTATGAGGTAATGCAGGGGGAGTGGGAAGGAGTGATGGGGAATAATCCCAGTCGCTTCAGTAAGATTGGTAACGGTAAATCAACGGTTGCCGGTCTGAACACAAGTCGTTTTCCAGTAGAGAACGTGAGTTGGAATGACTGTCAAGAGTTTTTGAAAAAATGCAATTTACAGGGTTACGCGATCCGATTGCCGCATGAGGATGAGTGGGAGTATGCGTATCGTGGCGGGAAAGGTAACAAGCAGGCGTTTTACTGGGGAAACGAATTGAAAGGAGATAAAGCGAACTCTATTGGTGAAATTCCTTACGGAACGGAGGATACTGGGGCCTTTTTGCAACGACCAAGCGATGTGGGGAGTTATGAGACGGTTGCACCGCATCCATGGGGGTTGTGCGATATGAGCGGGAACGTCTGGGAATGGTGCGACAACTTTTACGAAGATGGTGCAGTTCTGGTTATGCGCGGTGGGTGCTGGCGCAACATCGGCGGGGACTGTCGTGGTGCGAGACGGCACAGTCAATCATCCGATAACCGGGGCCACGGCCTGGGCTTTCGTGTTGCCTTAATTCCGTTAAGCAAGTAA
- a CDS encoding bifunctional serine/threonine-protein kinase/formylglycine-generating enzyme family protein, giving the protein MQKLHSFNGQQDHLLQQLLLPLPTDFQTVSGVRQQMFPLLATWQNVPKPEFELPRGTRIRDYEIQEKIGSGGMGVVYRAIHLRLANHCAVKVIAPSQMHHPECAIRFLREMQAAGKCRHINLITAYDAGECDGMYYLAMELIVGSTLKDMVQKHGPFAAGKVLEIARQIASGLHDAHEAGLVHRDIKPSNVMLTSSGVVKILDLGLATIHGIPDPTNDHTATEAPCTTSEDSITRVNQQLGTQSYMAPEQCDNPHAVDARADLFSLGCTCWYLLTGKVYPRNTAFNFDHHCRTYSIPEQVRGLLVSLLANSPEDRFSDASQVIKAIDRIGNRKPNRMRMTSLWVGGFVALMIIWLASEAVFRKLRPIQEPVVSVNQDPEIIPIERGPMPSIYHPAPGAGVLPMTRDEAKQLQTKWAEYVQIQPTMTNRFGIEMVIIPPGRYLIGPETMSEVVISKPYLIGTREITRRQFQQFIQAEKRTTYMENINKGVWYRTETSGNSTIEKQVVVPGIHCDNPGYTPASLDDPVVHITHSEALLFCNWLSKVEQRTYRLPTEAEWEWAARAGVASRFPPEVQSHPERWLNIAWLTKNSNMHPHPTGQLQPNAWGLFDCLGNVAEWCADYFGEYPPGVHVDPAGTANRQAKLRVYRGGCYHSQFTTYNDRRAFINYMGRSDVGFRIVCEP; this is encoded by the coding sequence GTGCAGAAGTTACACAGTTTCAACGGGCAACAAGATCACCTGCTTCAACAACTCCTGCTTCCGCTACCAACCGATTTTCAGACAGTTTCTGGCGTGCGTCAACAGATGTTCCCGCTTCTCGCTACGTGGCAGAATGTCCCAAAGCCGGAATTTGAGTTACCACGCGGAACCCGTATTCGCGATTATGAAATTCAGGAAAAGATCGGCTCAGGCGGGATGGGAGTCGTGTATCGTGCGATCCACCTGCGTCTTGCCAATCACTGTGCCGTAAAAGTAATTGCCCCCAGTCAGATGCATCACCCGGAATGCGCCATCAGATTTCTAAGGGAGATGCAAGCCGCAGGGAAATGTCGCCACATCAATTTAATCACTGCTTATGATGCAGGTGAATGTGATGGCATGTATTATCTGGCGATGGAACTGATTGTAGGCAGCACATTGAAAGACATGGTGCAGAAACACGGTCCATTTGCTGCAGGCAAAGTATTAGAAATCGCTCGTCAGATTGCCAGTGGCCTGCATGATGCACATGAAGCGGGTTTGGTGCATCGTGATATTAAGCCATCCAATGTCATGCTCACTTCCAGTGGGGTGGTAAAGATACTTGATTTAGGGCTGGCAACGATTCATGGCATACCAGACCCAACTAATGACCACACTGCTACGGAAGCGCCTTGTACAACATCGGAAGATTCAATTACGCGGGTGAATCAGCAATTGGGAACCCAATCATACATGGCACCGGAACAGTGCGATAATCCCCATGCGGTGGATGCGCGTGCCGATCTGTTCAGTTTGGGTTGTACCTGCTGGTATCTGTTAACGGGCAAAGTATATCCAAGAAATACCGCATTTAATTTCGATCATCACTGTCGCACTTACTCTATTCCTGAACAAGTACGTGGTCTACTGGTAAGTTTGCTTGCCAACAGTCCAGAAGATCGTTTTTCAGATGCCAGTCAGGTGATCAAAGCGATTGATCGAATTGGGAATAGAAAACCAAATAGGATGCGAATGACCTCACTTTGGGTGGGTGGTTTTGTCGCATTAATGATCATCTGGCTGGCTTCAGAAGCTGTATTTCGCAAATTGAGGCCAATTCAGGAACCTGTTGTCTCAGTAAACCAGGATCCAGAAATTATTCCTATCGAACGTGGGCCGATGCCTTCGATTTACCACCCTGCACCCGGAGCAGGTGTGCTGCCGATGACTCGTGATGAAGCGAAGCAATTGCAAACAAAGTGGGCAGAATACGTTCAGATTCAACCGACTATGACAAACAGATTCGGTATTGAGATGGTGATCATCCCACCTGGACGCTATCTGATTGGACCAGAAACGATGTCGGAAGTGGTTATTTCAAAACCATACTTGATTGGTACACGTGAGATTACACGCAGACAATTTCAACAGTTCATTCAGGCGGAAAAACGAACAACATACATGGAAAATATCAATAAAGGCGTGTGGTATCGAACAGAAACTTCCGGAAACAGCACAATTGAGAAGCAGGTAGTTGTGCCTGGGATTCACTGTGATAATCCAGGCTACACTCCTGCCAGTCTGGATGATCCAGTTGTCCACATAACTCATTCGGAAGCGTTGTTGTTTTGCAATTGGCTTTCGAAAGTGGAACAACGAACCTATCGCCTGCCCACCGAAGCGGAGTGGGAATGGGCTGCACGGGCGGGTGTGGCGTCCAGGTTTCCGCCAGAAGTCCAAAGTCATCCGGAGCGATGGCTGAATATTGCCTGGCTGACGAAAAATTCAAACATGCACCCCCACCCTACTGGGCAATTGCAACCAAATGCGTGGGGCTTATTCGATTGCCTGGGAAATGTTGCAGAATGGTGTGCCGATTATTTCGGCGAATATCCGCCTGGTGTGCATGTTGATCCTGCAGGTACGGCAAATCGGCAAGCAAAACTGCGAGTTTATCGTGGGGGGTGTTACCACTCTCAGTTCACTACATACAACGATCGTCGGGCATTCATAAACTACATGGGTCGTTCTGATGTCGGATTTCGTATAGTCTGCGAACCGTAA
- a CDS encoding SGNH/GDSL hydrolase family protein, which yields MKVFSLSVLALIGALSNLAPVGGNEPLELKKGDRIVFLGDSITQAGNRKDGYVDIIRTEMKEKRADLGIEVIGAGISGNKVPDLQKRLERDVLSKKPTIVFIYIGINDVWHGEKDPARGTSKENFEAGLKEIIAKVQQGGAKVILCTPSVIGEKTDGTNNLDSKLDEYSAISRKVATETKSSMCDLRQAFLDHLKTNNKGNKERGVLTSDRVHLNGEGNKFVAATMLKMLK from the coding sequence ATGAAAGTTTTCTCATTATCGGTGCTGGCATTGATCGGTGCTCTTTCCAATCTGGCACCTGTGGGTGGCAATGAGCCACTGGAACTGAAAAAAGGCGACCGGATCGTCTTTTTGGGCGATTCCATCACCCAGGCTGGCAACCGTAAGGATGGTTATGTGGATATCATCCGCACCGAAATGAAGGAAAAGCGTGCCGATCTGGGAATAGAAGTGATCGGTGCTGGGATCAGTGGCAACAAAGTGCCCGACCTGCAAAAACGACTCGAACGCGATGTTTTGAGCAAAAAGCCCACGATTGTGTTCATTTACATAGGCATTAACGATGTATGGCACGGAGAAAAAGACCCCGCACGTGGTACGTCGAAAGAGAATTTTGAAGCCGGCCTGAAAGAAATTATTGCCAAAGTACAGCAAGGTGGAGCAAAAGTGATTCTCTGCACTCCCAGCGTGATTGGTGAAAAAACCGATGGCACCAACAATCTGGACAGCAAACTAGACGAATATTCTGCTATCAGCCGAAAAGTGGCCACCGAAACCAAATCCAGCATGTGCGACCTCCGGCAGGCATTTCTCGACCACCTGAAAACCAACAATAAGGGCAACAAAGAACGTGGTGTGCTGACCAGCGACCGTGTGCACCTGAATGGCGAAGGGAACAAGTTTGTGGCAGCCACGATGCTGAAAATGTTAAAATAA
- a CDS encoding cytochrome c — protein MDAVMYPVNDFGPLMKGLSIGGLGIFHVFMAHFAIGGGMLLCFFQWLAMTGRSKTARVFLDGYFRYLVLISFVAGALTGVGMWFTSIQVSPVTIGLMIDEFHWLWAVEWTFFCLEVVAGYAAFKYGHKMTDSARMTLLVLYSFAAWMSLFWINGILSFQLTPGDWLQTHSMWDAFFNPTFLPSLLYRTIAALVIAALVAMVLINLAPGFTREQRQELVHHAAWLMSPMVLMPLLGIWFLAAMPPDSRSWIMGGSIAMTLMLNLAIAASTLVGGYALVGLIRQKLYVNGATATILCVLALAATAGGEFVREGVRKPYTMRELLYSNAIRPDQITELRQRGLTEIDPFPLRNADQLPQQNGKPHPDLIQGALVFRQQCSICHTTNGVNSLPELTKSWDRNMKRQNIAKLQQLKPFMPPFAGTPQELESLVHYVEWLQAEKPTTWPEVRQAADYPATLAEIKKWLEEAGTQPAYSIRNKGDR, from the coding sequence ATGGATGCGGTCATGTATCCTGTTAATGATTTTGGCCCACTGATGAAAGGCCTGAGCATCGGTGGGCTAGGGATTTTTCACGTCTTTATGGCCCACTTTGCCATCGGTGGGGGAATGCTCCTCTGCTTTTTTCAGTGGCTGGCCATGACCGGAAGATCCAAAACTGCCCGCGTGTTCCTTGATGGGTACTTCCGCTATCTCGTGCTGATCAGCTTTGTGGCAGGTGCTCTTACGGGCGTGGGAATGTGGTTTACCAGTATTCAGGTCAGCCCGGTCACCATTGGACTGATGATTGATGAATTTCACTGGTTGTGGGCCGTTGAGTGGACCTTTTTCTGCCTGGAAGTGGTCGCTGGCTATGCCGCGTTCAAATATGGCCACAAAATGACCGATTCTGCCCGCATGACCCTGCTGGTACTGTATTCCTTTGCCGCCTGGATGAGCCTGTTCTGGATCAACGGCATCCTGTCGTTTCAACTAACCCCTGGGGACTGGCTGCAGACCCACTCGATGTGGGATGCGTTCTTTAATCCCACCTTTTTGCCGTCGTTGCTCTATCGCACCATCGCCGCACTGGTGATTGCTGCCCTGGTGGCGATGGTACTGATCAATCTGGCACCCGGTTTCACCCGCGAACAGCGGCAAGAACTGGTGCACCATGCAGCCTGGCTGATGTCGCCCATGGTGCTGATGCCATTGCTGGGGATCTGGTTTCTGGCGGCCATGCCACCCGACAGTCGATCGTGGATTATGGGTGGATCGATCGCGATGACCTTAATGCTCAATCTGGCGATTGCTGCCTCGACACTCGTCGGAGGTTACGCACTTGTCGGGCTCATTCGGCAAAAACTCTACGTCAACGGTGCCACCGCAACGATCCTCTGCGTGCTGGCACTAGCCGCTACCGCTGGTGGGGAATTTGTTCGCGAAGGTGTCCGCAAGCCGTACACGATGCGGGAACTGCTCTATTCCAACGCAATTCGCCCCGACCAGATTACTGAATTACGGCAACGTGGCTTGACAGAAATCGACCCGTTTCCATTACGAAATGCCGATCAGTTGCCGCAGCAGAATGGCAAGCCCCACCCCGATCTGATTCAGGGTGCGTTGGTTTTCCGCCAACAGTGCAGCATCTGCCACACCACAAACGGCGTGAATTCGCTGCCTGAACTCACCAAATCGTGGGATCGCAACATGAAAAGGCAAAACATAGCCAAATTGCAACAATTGAAACCGTTCATGCCTCCGTTTGCGGGCACGCCACAAGAACTGGAATCGCTGGTGCACTATGTGGAGTGGTTGCAGGCAGAAAAGCCCACAACCTGGCCGGAGGTGCGGCAAGCTGCCGATTACCCAGCCACGTTGGCAGAAATTAAAAAATGGTTAGAAGAAGCTGGCACCCAGCCTGCTTATAGCATTCGTAACAAGGGGGATCGATAA
- a CDS encoding type II toxin-antitoxin system HicB family antitoxin, with translation MSELPISIELEQEVDGRWIAEVPLLPGVVVYGKTIVEAEAAVRALALRVLADRVEHGEPVPDSVAELFAVQS, from the coding sequence ATGAGTGAGTTACCCATCTCGATTGAACTTGAACAGGAAGTTGACGGCCGTTGGATTGCCGAAGTTCCATTATTGCCTGGTGTCGTTGTGTATGGAAAGACAATTGTAGAAGCGGAAGCTGCAGTGCGTGCCTTGGCTCTACGGGTACTAGCAGATCGTGTCGAACATGGGGAGCCAGTGCCAGATTCCGTTGCTGAACTGTTTGCCGTTCAGTCATGA
- a CDS encoding protein kinase — protein MFEENDDKRTKLVGMAVDNSSHQSQSDELVPFRRYLQPGSPGCMGQLSHFQIIRVIGRGGFGTVVLARDLKLDRLVAIKMLDPRLAVTSAPRKYFLREARCAAKLSHPNVVQIFAVEDSPTPYMVMEYIEGETLQDKLDREGPLDICSGIEIGQQIAAGLDAAHQYDLIHRDIKPANILIEKGTQRIKITDFGVARTVDDASLTQSGAVVGTPMYMSPEQANGDPVDHRSDLFSLGSVLYTLFSGRPPFRASTQLAILKRVAEDRPRCIGEVNPDLPTFIVRLVERLHEKDPQNRFQTANDVLDALKSLQLTSRTKFALSSKASLWYLIPCCIIIVLLSIVIAFQVGDVQPALSAQIVETPKQDESPDPNDFPDKISDTGNVKPFPALQEHDTYWKREFQAWKSRVHKYHVWDQIECVYKRLEDFNPGMHPKSPAHMKIVTKGTGRFAKVVEVHIRSSKLYDASPLQGFPELERLTIEPSKDDFCGFTNLDSFRGLNVKHLAIWASRVHDLSPLQEIPLEVLILQGGNVDDLQPIQQMKNLKQLTLHGQKLQSLEQLRGMPLEFLSLWSSPVTSLEPLRGMPLTYLNLGETQISDVSPLEGMKLDFLCLNCSKVEDLNALKGMPLRDLMIQRTNIKDISVIRGMPLKSLACDRSMVKDFSPATDSPIEILFADLELPRDREFLSAMKNKLRSINDKSAEQFYSENNIQ, from the coding sequence ATGTTTGAAGAAAACGACGATAAGCGAACAAAGCTGGTAGGGATGGCGGTTGATAATTCATCGCACCAATCACAATCAGATGAACTTGTACCATTTCGTCGATATTTGCAGCCAGGTTCACCAGGCTGCATGGGACAGTTGTCCCACTTTCAAATCATCAGAGTAATTGGTAGAGGGGGCTTTGGCACAGTAGTTCTGGCCAGAGATTTGAAACTGGATCGTCTGGTAGCAATTAAAATGCTCGATCCCAGACTTGCAGTTACCTCAGCCCCGCGTAAATATTTCCTGCGGGAAGCCAGGTGCGCAGCAAAATTGTCTCATCCGAACGTCGTTCAGATTTTTGCGGTAGAAGATTCTCCAACTCCTTACATGGTTATGGAGTACATCGAAGGAGAGACATTACAGGATAAACTGGATCGTGAAGGCCCTTTGGATATCTGCAGTGGAATAGAAATTGGGCAACAGATTGCTGCGGGTCTGGACGCGGCTCACCAGTACGACCTGATTCATCGTGATATCAAACCGGCAAACATTCTGATCGAAAAAGGCACCCAAAGAATCAAAATCACCGATTTTGGTGTCGCACGCACAGTTGACGATGCCAGTTTGACTCAAAGCGGAGCAGTGGTAGGCACACCGATGTACATGTCGCCCGAACAGGCAAATGGAGATCCTGTTGACCATCGATCAGATCTGTTCAGCCTGGGCAGCGTGCTCTACACGTTGTTTTCGGGTCGACCGCCCTTCAGGGCATCCACCCAGTTAGCCATATTAAAACGTGTTGCAGAAGATCGACCTCGATGTATCGGCGAAGTCAATCCTGATTTACCAACTTTTATTGTCAGACTTGTTGAGCGCCTCCACGAAAAAGACCCTCAAAACAGATTTCAGACAGCGAATGATGTGCTGGATGCCTTGAAATCATTGCAGTTGACATCGCGAACGAAATTTGCTTTAAGCAGCAAAGCGTCGCTATGGTACTTGATTCCATGCTGTATCATCATCGTTCTGTTGTCAATTGTGATTGCATTTCAAGTGGGCGATGTACAACCAGCATTATCTGCACAAATTGTCGAAACACCAAAGCAGGATGAATCTCCCGATCCCAATGATTTTCCAGATAAGATTTCAGACACAGGTAATGTGAAGCCATTTCCAGCACTTCAAGAACACGATACTTACTGGAAGAGGGAGTTTCAGGCATGGAAATCGCGTGTGCACAAATATCATGTTTGGGACCAGATTGAATGTGTATATAAACGACTGGAAGATTTTAACCCAGGGATGCATCCCAAAAGCCCTGCACACATGAAAATCGTCACGAAAGGAACGGGGCGTTTTGCAAAAGTAGTCGAAGTTCACATCCGGTCGTCAAAATTATATGACGCATCCCCACTCCAGGGATTCCCCGAGTTAGAACGATTGACCATTGAACCATCAAAAGATGATTTCTGTGGATTTACCAATCTGGATAGTTTCCGTGGGTTAAATGTGAAACATCTGGCCATCTGGGCAAGCAGAGTGCATGATCTGTCACCATTGCAAGAGATCCCGCTGGAAGTTCTTATCCTTCAGGGTGGTAATGTCGATGATTTACAGCCCATTCAGCAGATGAAAAATTTGAAACAACTGACATTGCACGGTCAAAAACTCCAATCGTTGGAACAGTTGCGGGGGATGCCTCTGGAGTTTCTCAGCTTATGGTCTTCCCCAGTAACCAGCCTGGAACCGCTGCGTGGCATGCCGCTGACCTACTTGAATCTGGGAGAAACTCAGATTTCAGATGTTTCCCCACTTGAAGGAATGAAACTCGATTTTCTTTGTTTGAATTGTAGCAAAGTAGAAGATCTTAATGCTCTAAAAGGGATGCCTTTGAGAGATCTGATGATTCAGCGCACGAATATAAAGGATATTTCTGTAATCCGTGGGATGCCTTTGAAGTCACTTGCCTGCGACAGGTCAATGGTGAAAGATTTTTCCCCTGCTACTGATTCGCCAATCGAGATACTCTTTGCAGACTTGGAACTTCCCAGAGATCGCGAATTCTTGTCAGCAATGAAAAACAAACTCCGATCTATCAACGACAAATCTGCAGAACAATTCTATTCTGAAAACAATATTCAATAG